One Streptomyces sp. NBC_01217 genomic region harbors:
- a CDS encoding endonuclease/exonuclease/phosphatase family protein: MVQAYGADTGNDRAEPQRTGAGSRFRGLRDRWARWTDDRGIWRRGIVLAVCAVLLTLVMVFHAEIPNTIGNLGSLTETFLPWIGVFIPLLLVLGLVRRSATALIALLLPVAVWLNLFGGLLLSDKSGSGGDLTVATHNVNADNPDPAGTAGQVAGSGADIIALQELPGDQVPAYEAALADRFPYHSVQGTVGLWSKYPMSGTRPVDIKMGWTRAMRSTVTTPKGEVAVYVAHLPSVRVKLHAGFTANQRDNSADALGEAIADERLGKVILLGDLNGTMNDRSLNEVTSQMRSTQGAAGNGFGFSWPASFPMARIDQIMVKGVEPLSSWTLPATDSDHLPIAARVEL; encoded by the coding sequence ATGGTGCAGGCGTACGGAGCGGACACCGGGAACGACCGTGCGGAGCCGCAGCGCACCGGGGCCGGATCCCGCTTCCGGGGCCTGCGCGACAGATGGGCCCGCTGGACAGACGACAGGGGCATCTGGCGACGCGGAATCGTGCTCGCCGTCTGCGCGGTCCTGCTCACGCTCGTGATGGTCTTCCACGCCGAGATCCCGAACACCATCGGCAACCTGGGCAGCCTCACCGAGACGTTCCTGCCGTGGATCGGCGTGTTCATCCCGCTGCTGCTGGTCCTGGGCCTGGTGCGCCGCTCGGCGACCGCGCTGATCGCCCTGCTGCTGCCGGTCGCGGTCTGGCTCAATCTCTTCGGCGGGCTGCTGCTCTCCGACAAGTCGGGCAGCGGCGGCGACCTCACGGTGGCCACCCACAACGTCAACGCCGACAACCCCGATCCCGCGGGTACCGCCGGGCAGGTCGCGGGCTCCGGCGCCGACATCATCGCCCTGCAGGAACTGCCCGGCGACCAGGTCCCGGCGTACGAGGCGGCGCTCGCCGACCGCTTCCCGTACCACTCGGTCCAGGGGACCGTCGGGCTGTGGAGCAAGTACCCGATGAGCGGCACCCGGCCGGTCGACATCAAGATGGGCTGGACCCGGGCCATGCGTTCCACGGTGACGACGCCCAAGGGCGAGGTCGCCGTCTATGTGGCCCATCTGCCGTCCGTACGGGTCAAGCTGCACGCCGGATTCACCGCCAACCAGCGCGACAACAGCGCGGACGCACTCGGCGAGGCCATCGCCGACGAACGGCTCGGCAAGGTGATCCTGCTCGGCGACCTCAACGGCACGATGAACGACCGCTCGCTCAACGAGGTCACCTCCCAGATGAGGTCCACCCAGGGCGCGGCGGGCAACGGCTTCGGCTTCAGCTGGCCGGCCTCGTTCCCGATGGCCCGGATCGACCAGATCATGGTGAAGGGCGTCGAACCACTGTCGTCCTGGACGCTTCCGGCCACGGACAGCGACCACCTCCCGATCGCCGCCCGCGTCGAACTCTGA
- a CDS encoding ABC transporter permease, whose product MSTTTLKPAPAAPARVKPVHDEGRIGLRSNLRHIGALVRRNLLQIKKDPESMFDALLMPIIFTLLFVYVFGGSVGGSMGGGRQEYLNYLIPGLMAMMGMNIAMAVGTGVNDDFRKGVMDRFRTMPIARSSVLIAKIVVELGRMMVATLILLAMGFALGMELQTSVLGLIEAVALSAVFGAAIMWIFILLGLTMKTAQAVQGMGMLVLMPLQFGSSIFAPTKTMPGWLQSFTEYNPLSNLADAARGLMMGGPIAHSVWVTLGWAAVLTAVMAPLAVAKFRKKS is encoded by the coding sequence ATGAGCACGACGACCCTGAAGCCCGCCCCCGCCGCGCCCGCCCGGGTGAAGCCGGTCCACGACGAGGGCCGGATCGGACTGCGCAGCAATCTGCGGCACATCGGTGCGCTGGTGCGGCGCAATCTGCTCCAGATCAAGAAGGATCCGGAGTCGATGTTCGACGCGCTCCTGATGCCGATCATCTTCACGCTGCTGTTCGTGTACGTGTTCGGCGGCTCGGTCGGCGGCAGCATGGGCGGCGGCCGGCAGGAGTATCTGAACTATCTGATCCCCGGTCTGATGGCGATGATGGGCATGAACATCGCCATGGCGGTCGGCACCGGCGTCAACGACGACTTCCGCAAGGGCGTCATGGACCGGTTCCGGACGATGCCGATCGCCCGCTCCTCGGTGCTCATCGCCAAGATCGTCGTCGAGCTCGGCCGGATGATGGTCGCCACCCTGATCCTGCTGGCCATGGGATTCGCGCTCGGCATGGAGCTGCAGACCTCGGTTCTCGGGCTGATCGAGGCGGTCGCGCTGTCGGCGGTGTTCGGTGCCGCCATCATGTGGATCTTCATCCTGCTCGGACTGACCATGAAGACGGCCCAGGCGGTTCAGGGAATGGGGATGCTCGTGCTGATGCCGCTCCAGTTCGGCTCCTCGATCTTCGCCCCGACCAAGACGATGCCCGGCTGGCTCCAGTCGTTCACCGAGTACAACCCGCTCTCCAATCTGGCGGACGCGGCGCGCGGGCTGATGATGGGCGGACCGATCGCCCACTCGGTGTGGGTGACGCTCGGCTGGGCCGCGGTGCTGACCGCGGTGATGGCGCCTCTCGCGGTCGCCAAGTTCCGCAAGAAGTCCTGA
- a CDS encoding ATP-binding cassette domain-containing protein: protein MTRIDKNPRSGPNAVEVRGLVKHYGETKALDGVDLDVREGTVLGVLGPNGAGKTTLVRCLSTLIVPDAGHAVVAGYDVVKQPRQLRRTIGLTGQYASVDEKLSGWENLYMIGRLLDLPRKKARSRADELLERFSLTDAAKRAAMDYSGGMRRRLDLAASMIGSPAVLYLDEPTTGLDPRTRNEVWDEVQRMVAEGATVLLTTQYMEEAEQLANELTVIDKGRIIARGGVDELKAKVGGRTLQIRPSLPAELPAMAQAIREAGLDGVAGAQAVPDEGLLYVPILSDEQLTAVIGLLGTRGFSLAHVATALPSLDEVFLAITGEKSTSATDTIPEEVAA, encoded by the coding sequence ATGACGCGAATCGACAAGAACCCCAGGAGCGGCCCCAACGCCGTCGAGGTCCGGGGACTGGTCAAGCACTACGGCGAGACCAAGGCTCTGGACGGCGTGGACCTCGATGTCCGCGAGGGCACCGTGCTCGGTGTGCTCGGCCCCAACGGAGCCGGCAAGACCACGCTCGTACGCTGCCTCTCCACCCTGATCGTCCCCGACGCCGGACACGCCGTCGTGGCGGGTTACGACGTGGTGAAGCAGCCCCGGCAGCTGCGCCGCACCATCGGCCTGACCGGGCAGTACGCCTCGGTCGACGAGAAGCTCTCCGGCTGGGAGAACCTCTACATGATCGGGCGGCTGCTCGATCTGCCCCGCAAGAAGGCTCGGTCCCGCGCCGACGAGCTGCTGGAGCGGTTCTCGCTCACGGACGCGGCCAAGCGTGCCGCGATGGACTACTCCGGCGGCATGCGGCGCCGGCTCGACCTGGCCGCCTCCATGATCGGCAGCCCGGCCGTCCTGTATCTGGACGAGCCGACGACGGGGCTCGACCCCCGTACCCGTAACGAGGTCTGGGACGAGGTGCAGCGGATGGTCGCGGAGGGGGCGACCGTCCTGCTCACCACCCAGTACATGGAAGAGGCCGAGCAGCTCGCCAATGAGCTGACCGTCATCGACAAGGGCAGGATCATCGCCCGCGGCGGCGTCGACGAGCTCAAGGCGAAGGTCGGCGGCCGCACCCTGCAGATCCGGCCCTCGCTCCCCGCCGAACTGCCCGCGATGGCGCAGGCGATCAGAGAAGCCGGTCTCGACGGGGTCGCGGGCGCGCAGGCCGTCCCGGACGAGGGACTGCTGTACGTACCGATCCTCAGCGACGAGCAGCTGACCGCCGTCATCGGCCTGCTCGGTACCCGGGGCTTCTCGCTGGCGCATGTCGCCACCGCGCTGCCCAGCCTGGACGAGGTCTTCCTCGCCATCACCGGCGAGAAGAGCACTTCCGCCACCGACACGATCCCCGAGGAGGTCGCGGCATGA
- a CDS encoding AfsR/SARP family transcriptional regulator, giving the protein MRYCILGTTQALRDDGTAVAIGGARLRALLTVLALRPGRTVPAAVLVDEVWDGDPPADAVGALQALVGRLRRALGHSAITSAESGYRLAAEPDAVDLYRFERLAGEGARALAEGDAAKARTVLDDALALWRGPALADLPGHGAVAARWAARRLDARRSGLAAALALGRADEALPELAALCAEHPIDEPLQALRLRALRDAGRTAQALAAYDEVRTVLADRLGTDPGPELRSLHAELLRQDGARPATAATRAEAAATTAAGPHRPSHPRPPTAPPPHTNLRARLTSFVGREGDIDALREDLSHARLVTLLGPGGAGKTRLSQEAAESVAPAWPDGVWLAELAPVDDPEAVPEAVLTALGGRETVLRGAGAEEFRVAEGNAGDPLVRLTEHCSRRRMLLLLDNCEHLVGAAAALADHLLAHCPGVTVLATSREPLGVPGEFVRPVDPLPDPMALRLLADRGAAAKPGFRIDADEETAAAAAEICRRLDGLPLAIELAAARLRMLTPRQIADRLDDRFRLLTSGARTVLPRQQTLRAVVDWSWDLLHASEHAVLRRLSVFAGGCTLDAAEAVCADGPQDAREVAGVLGSLVDKSLVVATPADDGEMRYRLLETVGEYAAERLDGAGERDTVERHHLVYFRELARAAEPGLRGAGQRSVIELLQREYENLRTALRRAVAARDEQEALCMVLSLCWYWQMRDLRADARQWADATAALGPDPFAPPAEPAPDLFERCTDAPPPMRPELLQEARRQVALIQLASMDHAKDEWADERSMARLRVVARTYRPGQPQTCRTPASLWFFAVMLTGDASDLRELLNETVRASREFGYEWELAAALQMRANVLANRPEWAGEAQTDADESLEIFSRLGDDWGAAESLSSRGEANERRGAYTCAAEDYQAAIGYAEKLGAQSQVSVLRTRYASVLSELGRGAEGEAILREVLAEGRQAGHEAMPAAQLFLAMWLGRSGRTGEAREQLTALREEFSSRTVAIFEGFVLGGLAWLDNQDGLYADALPRGLEALTLSRDRLSQMVAPQMSVIHLVTIARALGGLGGERRAVLAARLLGAGKGLLPKGHVQTSMERQDYAQAEELAVAVLGRAAYDAAYAEGGGLSLEEATALVDAHRD; this is encoded by the coding sequence GTGCGCTACTGCATCCTCGGGACCACCCAGGCACTCCGCGACGACGGCACGGCCGTCGCCATCGGCGGGGCGCGGCTGCGTGCCCTGCTCACCGTCCTGGCGCTGCGCCCCGGCCGCACCGTCCCGGCGGCCGTGCTCGTCGACGAGGTGTGGGACGGCGATCCGCCGGCCGACGCGGTGGGCGCGCTTCAGGCGCTCGTCGGACGGCTCCGGCGGGCCCTCGGGCATTCCGCGATCACCTCCGCGGAGAGCGGCTACCGGCTCGCCGCCGAGCCGGACGCGGTCGACCTTTACCGCTTCGAGCGGCTCGCGGGGGAAGGGGCGCGGGCGCTGGCGGAGGGCGACGCGGCGAAGGCCCGGACCGTGCTCGACGACGCGCTCGCCCTGTGGCGCGGACCGGCCCTGGCCGATCTGCCCGGCCACGGCGCCGTCGCGGCCCGCTGGGCGGCCCGTCGGCTGGACGCCCGCCGCAGCGGGCTCGCCGCGGCCCTCGCGCTCGGCCGCGCGGACGAGGCCCTGCCCGAACTGGCCGCGCTCTGCGCCGAGCACCCGATCGACGAACCTCTCCAGGCGTTGCGGCTGCGGGCCCTGCGCGACGCCGGGCGTACGGCGCAGGCGCTGGCGGCCTACGACGAGGTGCGCACCGTCCTCGCCGACCGCCTCGGTACCGACCCCGGCCCCGAACTGCGCTCCCTGCACGCCGAGTTGCTCCGCCAGGACGGGGCGCGCCCGGCCACAGCGGCTACGAGGGCCGAGGCGGCGGCGACCACGGCAGCCGGCCCGCACCGGCCCTCCCATCCCCGGCCTCCCACCGCCCCGCCCCCGCACACGAACCTCCGGGCCAGGCTCACCAGCTTCGTCGGGCGCGAGGGCGATATCGACGCCCTGCGCGAGGACCTCTCGCACGCCCGGCTCGTCACCCTCCTGGGCCCCGGCGGCGCGGGCAAGACCCGGCTCTCCCAGGAGGCCGCCGAGTCCGTCGCACCCGCCTGGCCGGACGGCGTCTGGCTGGCCGAACTCGCCCCCGTCGACGACCCCGAGGCCGTACCGGAGGCCGTGCTGACCGCGCTCGGCGGCCGCGAGACCGTGCTGCGCGGGGCGGGCGCCGAGGAGTTCAGGGTCGCCGAAGGGAACGCGGGCGACCCCCTCGTACGCCTCACCGAGCACTGCTCCCGGCGCCGCATGCTGCTGCTCCTGGACAACTGCGAGCACCTCGTCGGGGCCGCCGCCGCCCTCGCCGACCATCTGCTCGCCCATTGCCCCGGCGTCACCGTGCTCGCGACCAGCCGTGAACCCCTCGGGGTGCCGGGAGAGTTCGTCCGCCCCGTGGACCCGCTGCCCGACCCGATGGCGCTGCGGCTGCTCGCCGACCGCGGGGCCGCCGCGAAGCCCGGCTTCCGGATCGACGCCGACGAGGAGACCGCCGCTGCCGCCGCCGAGATCTGCCGCCGCCTCGACGGACTGCCGCTCGCCATCGAACTCGCAGCCGCCCGGCTGCGGATGCTCACCCCGCGCCAGATCGCCGACCGGCTCGACGACCGGTTCCGCCTGCTCACCAGCGGGGCCCGTACCGTACTGCCCCGCCAGCAGACCCTGCGCGCCGTCGTCGACTGGTCCTGGGATCTCCTGCACGCCTCCGAACACGCCGTACTGCGCAGGCTGTCGGTCTTCGCGGGCGGCTGCACCCTGGACGCGGCCGAGGCCGTCTGCGCGGACGGGCCGCAGGACGCGCGCGAGGTCGCCGGGGTGCTCGGCTCGCTCGTCGACAAGTCCCTCGTCGTCGCCACGCCCGCCGACGACGGCGAGATGCGCTACCGGCTGCTGGAGACCGTCGGTGAGTACGCCGCCGAACGGCTCGACGGGGCAGGGGAACGGGACACCGTGGAACGGCACCACCTGGTGTACTTCCGGGAGCTGGCCCGCGCCGCGGAGCCCGGACTCCGCGGCGCCGGACAGCGGTCCGTCATCGAACTCCTCCAGCGCGAGTACGAGAATCTGCGCACCGCCCTGCGCCGCGCCGTCGCCGCCCGCGACGAGCAGGAGGCGCTCTGCATGGTGCTCTCGCTGTGCTGGTACTGGCAGATGCGCGATCTGCGGGCCGACGCGCGGCAGTGGGCCGACGCGACCGCGGCACTGGGCCCCGACCCCTTCGCCCCGCCCGCCGAGCCCGCGCCCGACCTCTTCGAACGCTGCACCGACGCACCGCCGCCCATGAGGCCCGAACTGCTCCAGGAGGCCCGCCGCCAGGTGGCCCTGATCCAGCTGGCCAGCATGGACCACGCCAAGGACGAGTGGGCCGACGAGCGGAGCATGGCCCGGCTGCGCGTCGTCGCGCGCACCTACCGGCCGGGCCAGCCGCAGACCTGCCGCACCCCGGCGTCGCTCTGGTTCTTCGCGGTCATGCTCACCGGGGACGCGAGCGACCTGCGCGAGCTGCTGAACGAAACGGTCCGTGCCAGCAGGGAGTTCGGATACGAGTGGGAGCTGGCCGCGGCCCTCCAGATGCGGGCCAATGTGCTGGCCAACCGGCCCGAATGGGCGGGCGAGGCGCAGACGGACGCCGACGAGAGCCTGGAGATCTTCAGCCGGCTCGGCGACGACTGGGGCGCCGCCGAATCGCTCTCCTCCCGGGGCGAGGCCAACGAGAGGCGGGGCGCTTACACCTGCGCGGCCGAGGACTACCAGGCCGCCATCGGCTATGCGGAGAAGCTCGGTGCCCAGTCCCAGGTATCGGTCCTGCGCACCAGATACGCGTCCGTTCTCAGTGAACTGGGCCGTGGCGCGGAGGGCGAGGCGATCCTGCGCGAGGTGCTCGCCGAGGGGCGTCAGGCCGGACACGAGGCGATGCCCGCAGCCCAGCTCTTTCTCGCCATGTGGCTGGGCCGCAGCGGTCGTACGGGCGAGGCGCGCGAACAGCTGACGGCGCTGCGCGAGGAGTTCAGCTCCCGGACGGTGGCGATCTTCGAGGGGTTCGTGCTGGGCGGACTGGCCTGGCTGGACAACCAGGACGGGCTGTACGCCGATGCCCTGCCCCGCGGCCTGGAGGCGCTGACCCTCTCCCGCGACCGGCTGTCGCAGATGGTGGCGCCGCAGATGTCCGTCATCCATCTCGTCACCATCGCACGGGCGTTGGGCGGGCTCGGCGGCGAGCGGCGGGCCGTGCTCGCGGCCCGGCTGCTGGGGGCCGGCAAGGGGCTGCTGCCCAAGGGCCATGTGCAGACGTCGATGGAGCGGCAGGACTACGCGCAGGCGGAGGAACTGGCCGTCGCCGTCCTCGGCCGGGCCGCCTACGACGCCGCGTACGCCGAGGGCGGCGGCCTCTCCCTGGAGGAGGCCACCGCCCTCGTCGACGCGCACCGGGACTGA
- a CDS encoding MFS transporter, with the protein MSIPSGARAALPQVPEAVHRRRWAILVVLMFSLLIVVLDNSILNVAVKTIASPAPTGLGATQSELEWAINAYTLVFAGLLFTAGLLGDRIGRKKVLLFGILLFGVGSAFAAMSGSPGELITWRAVMGFGAAFVMPSTLAVLMNVFERDEQPKAIGIWAGSVGLAIAIGPITGGLLLEHFWWGSIFLVNVPVVIVALIAMVLLVPDSKDPNPGRTDPVGVLLSVVGLVLLVYGIIRGGQLADFADPVVLLSIVGGLIVLVVFVLHEKRTGHPAIDVSYFKDPSFSAAVAAIALVFFALMGVTFFSAFYMQSVRGWSALQAGLLILPLAVAQMIFAPRARLVVDRFGARMVCTVGMLLVALGLAAFALFDATTPVWVLCVLFFVQGTGMAHVMTPVTVSVMQALPREKAGSGSAVNNTFRQVGGALGIAVLGSVLSTVYRGAIEGHLGALPAGAREAAGESIEATLGIADKLGAEGAPLIAAANDAFLKAMHVTAVGSATIALVGALVVAMFLPGRTPAGPESGGSGEEERPVRAGAGR; encoded by the coding sequence ATGTCCATACCGTCGGGCGCCCGTGCCGCCCTGCCCCAGGTTCCCGAAGCGGTCCACCGCCGCCGCTGGGCGATCCTCGTCGTTCTGATGTTCAGCCTGCTCATCGTGGTGCTGGACAACTCGATCCTGAACGTCGCGGTCAAGACCATCGCCAGTCCCGCACCCACCGGCCTCGGTGCCACCCAGAGCGAGCTGGAGTGGGCGATCAACGCCTACACGCTCGTCTTCGCCGGACTCCTGTTCACCGCGGGCCTGCTCGGTGACCGCATCGGCCGAAAGAAGGTGCTGCTCTTCGGCATCCTCCTCTTCGGCGTCGGTTCCGCCTTCGCCGCCATGTCCGGCTCGCCCGGCGAGCTGATCACCTGGCGTGCCGTGATGGGCTTCGGTGCCGCGTTCGTCATGCCGTCCACGCTCGCCGTCCTGATGAACGTCTTCGAGCGCGACGAGCAGCCCAAGGCCATCGGCATCTGGGCAGGCAGCGTCGGCCTCGCCATCGCGATCGGCCCGATCACCGGCGGACTGCTGCTCGAACACTTCTGGTGGGGCTCGATCTTCCTGGTCAATGTGCCCGTGGTGATCGTCGCGCTGATCGCGATGGTCCTGCTGGTGCCGGACTCCAAGGACCCGAACCCGGGCCGGACGGACCCGGTCGGCGTGCTGCTGTCCGTCGTCGGCCTGGTCCTGCTGGTGTACGGCATCATCCGCGGCGGCCAGCTCGCCGACTTCGCCGACCCCGTCGTGCTCCTCTCGATCGTCGGCGGTCTGATCGTCCTGGTCGTGTTCGTCCTGCACGAGAAGCGCACCGGCCACCCGGCCATCGACGTCTCGTACTTCAAGGATCCGTCGTTCTCCGCGGCCGTCGCCGCCATAGCACTGGTCTTCTTCGCGCTGATGGGCGTGACCTTCTTCTCCGCCTTCTACATGCAGAGCGTGCGCGGCTGGAGCGCGCTGCAGGCCGGTCTGCTGATCCTGCCGCTGGCCGTCGCCCAGATGATCTTCGCGCCGCGCGCCCGGCTGGTCGTCGACCGGTTCGGCGCCCGCATGGTCTGCACCGTCGGCATGCTGCTGGTCGCGCTCGGCCTCGCGGCGTTCGCGCTGTTCGACGCGACCACACCGGTCTGGGTGCTGTGTGTGCTCTTCTTCGTCCAGGGCACGGGCATGGCGCATGTGATGACGCCGGTCACGGTCTCCGTGATGCAGGCGCTGCCCAGGGAGAAGGCCGGTTCCGGATCGGCCGTCAACAACACGTTCCGGCAGGTCGGCGGGGCGCTCGGGATAGCCGTGCTCGGCTCGGTCCTGTCCACCGTCTACCGCGGCGCCATCGAGGGGCACCTCGGCGCGCTTCCGGCCGGTGCGAGGGAGGCGGCGGGGGAGTCGATCGAGGCGACGCTCGGCATCGCGGACAAGCTGGGCGCGGAGGGGGCTCCGCTGATCGCCGCGGCGAACGACGCGTTCCTGAAGGCGATGCATGTCACCGCCGTCGGTTCGGCGACCATCGCGCTGGTGGGCGCCCTCGTGGTCGCGATGTTCCTGCCGGGGAGGACGCCCGCCGGACCGGAGTCCGGCGGCTCGGGCGAGGAGGAACGGCCGGTACGTGCCGGGGCGGGCCGGTGA
- a CDS encoding TetR/AcrR family transcriptional regulator translates to MQVQAEAEVPGGGGPVREDPEPRRGRPRSAAAERAILNAVVELLEAGEPLAGLSIERIARTAGVGKATIYRRWSGKEELFVDVLRDIEPPEATVSGTAGLADLRLLLESLRRRGLAQRSSVLLHNVFAQMKSHPKLWSEYHCTVIAPRRAAMLAAVQRAVDAGELRGDLDVELMDDLFLGPMLVRTIHRPDAPLPEDLADSIIRVLTEGLAPRPATDG, encoded by the coding sequence ATTCAGGTGCAGGCAGAGGCAGAGGTGCCGGGCGGCGGCGGTCCGGTCCGGGAGGATCCGGAACCGCGAAGGGGCCGGCCACGCAGCGCGGCGGCCGAGCGGGCGATCCTGAACGCCGTCGTCGAACTGCTGGAGGCCGGTGAGCCCCTCGCAGGCCTGTCCATCGAACGGATAGCCCGTACCGCGGGCGTCGGCAAGGCGACCATCTACCGGCGGTGGAGCGGCAAGGAAGAGCTCTTCGTCGACGTCCTGCGCGACATCGAACCCCCGGAAGCCACCGTCTCCGGCACCGCCGGACTCGCCGACCTGCGGCTGCTGCTGGAGTCACTGCGCAGGCGCGGCCTCGCCCAGCGCTCCTCCGTCCTCCTCCACAACGTCTTCGCGCAGATGAAGAGCCACCCCAAGCTGTGGTCCGAGTACCACTGCACCGTCATAGCGCCGCGCCGCGCCGCCATGCTGGCCGCCGTGCAGCGGGCGGTGGACGCGGGCGAACTCCGCGGGGACCTGGACGTGGAGCTGATGGACGACCTGTTCCTGGGCCCCATGCTCGTACGCACCATTCACCGGCCCGACGCGCCGCTTCCCGAGGATCTCGCCGACAGCATCATCAGGGTCCTGACCGAGGGCCTCGCCCCCCGCCCCGCCACGGACGGCTGA
- the panB gene encoding 3-methyl-2-oxobutanoate hydroxymethyltransferase has product MSLQAAQSKSAASPAGAPTDSSKALYGGKSTRRISIHDIAAATERGEKWPMLTAYDAMTASVFDEAGIPVMLVGDSMGNCHLGYETTVPVTMDEMTILSAAVVRGTRRALIVADLPFGAYQEGPVQALRNATRLIKDAGVGAVKLEGGERSHEQIRLLVDAGIPVMAHIGLTPQSVNAMGYRVQGRGEEAAQQLLRDAKAVQDAGAFAVVLELVPAELAAEVTRTLHIPTIGIGAGSDTDAQVLVYTDMVGLTGGKVPRFTKQYANLRKVLGDAAKEFAEEVVSGAFPAPEHTFH; this is encoded by the coding sequence ATGTCGCTTCAGGCTGCGCAGAGCAAATCCGCCGCATCCCCCGCGGGAGCCCCCACCGACAGCAGCAAGGCGCTGTACGGAGGCAAGAGCACCCGCCGCATCTCCATCCATGACATCGCCGCCGCCACCGAGCGCGGCGAGAAGTGGCCCATGCTCACCGCCTACGACGCGATGACCGCGTCCGTCTTCGACGAGGCCGGCATCCCGGTCATGCTCGTCGGCGACTCCATGGGCAACTGCCATCTCGGTTACGAGACCACCGTGCCCGTCACGATGGACGAGATGACCATCCTTTCCGCCGCTGTCGTACGGGGCACCAGGCGCGCCCTGATCGTCGCCGACCTGCCCTTCGGGGCGTACCAGGAAGGGCCCGTCCAGGCCCTGCGCAACGCCACCCGGCTGATCAAGGACGCCGGGGTCGGTGCGGTCAAGCTGGAGGGCGGTGAGCGCAGCCACGAGCAGATCCGGCTGCTGGTCGACGCCGGTATCCCGGTCATGGCCCACATCGGTCTGACCCCGCAGTCCGTCAACGCCATGGGCTACCGGGTGCAGGGCCGCGGCGAGGAGGCCGCCCAGCAGCTGCTGCGCGACGCCAAGGCCGTGCAGGACGCGGGCGCGTTCGCCGTCGTCCTGGAGCTCGTACCGGCCGAGCTGGCCGCCGAGGTCACCCGCACCCTGCACATCCCGACCATCGGCATCGGCGCCGGTTCCGACACGGACGCCCAGGTGCTGGTCTACACCGACATGGTCGGGCTGACCGGCGGCAAGGTGCCGCGCTTCACCAAGCAGTACGCGAACCTGCGCAAGGTGCTCGGTGACGCGGCCAAGGAGTTCGCCGAGGAGGTCGTGTCAGGCGCCTTCCCGGCCCCGGAGCACACCTTCCACTAG
- a CDS encoding site-2 protease family protein, protein MTTAAARSDRRISPVFLGIVAVTAVSGWAVWTDFTQWPGIPLFLFVTAAWVVSLCLHEYAHARTALHSGDISIGAKGYLTLNPLNYTHALLSIVLPVLFVIMGGIGLPGGAVFIERGRIRGRWRHSLISAAGPLTNVLFALVCTAPFWLHALDGVPVAFQYALGFLALLQVTAAILNFLPVPGLDGYGVIEPWLPHRIRRQVEPFAPFGLIAIFALLWIPELNHSFFDVIHALLRALGISDATTYCGFDTYRFWRTADPFCAVNG, encoded by the coding sequence ATGACCACCGCAGCAGCCCGCAGCGACCGGCGGATCAGCCCGGTCTTCCTCGGAATCGTCGCCGTGACGGCGGTCTCGGGCTGGGCGGTGTGGACGGATTTCACACAGTGGCCCGGGATCCCGCTCTTCCTCTTCGTGACGGCGGCCTGGGTGGTTTCGCTTTGTCTGCACGAGTACGCGCACGCCCGTACCGCGCTGCACAGCGGGGACATCTCCATCGGGGCGAAGGGCTATCTGACCCTGAATCCGCTGAATTACACCCACGCGCTGCTGAGCATCGTGCTGCCGGTGCTGTTCGTGATCATGGGCGGGATCGGGCTGCCCGGTGGTGCGGTGTTCATCGAGCGGGGCCGGATCCGCGGGCGCTGGAGGCACAGCCTGATCTCGGCGGCGGGGCCGCTGACGAACGTGCTGTTCGCGCTCGTCTGCACGGCGCCGTTCTGGCTGCACGCGCTGGACGGTGTCCCGGTCGCCTTCCAGTACGCGCTCGGGTTCCTGGCGCTGCTCCAGGTCACCGCGGCGATCCTCAACTTCCTCCCGGTCCCGGGGCTGGACGGCTACGGCGTGATCGAGCCCTGGCTCCCGCACCGGATCCGGCGGCAGGTCGAGCCGTTCGCCCCGTTCGGACTGATCGCGATCTTCGCCCTCCTGTGGATCCCCGAGCTCAACCACTCGTTCTTCGACGTGATCCACGCCCTGCTGCGGGCGCTGGGCATCAGCGACGCCACGACGTACTGCGGCTTCGACACCTACCGCTTCTGGCGGACGGCCGATCCGTTCTGCGCGGTCAACGGCTGA